One window of Ischnura elegans unplaced genomic scaffold, ioIscEleg1.1, whole genome shotgun sequence genomic DNA carries:
- the LOC124173452 gene encoding uncharacterized protein LOC124173452, giving the protein MALYVEDPQERLRLAREIELRQDVVNDVMEYLGQVNRLIADLRNLNNHVSESAHLVFKQTSRRTDGPIIGDAPATNEIAGILSTNFEYHPHQVVVWKKGEAKPHQVHYLSETYEALQYPLIFPYASSGWSPDLRDRTGNKITQVKYYRKLLLSEPRFTFLRRLSQEYFVDMWCRAEEARLQYVKHNQRNILRIASRQELDESIAAEGDIVPGKVYLPSTFTNSPRYMQIRYLDAMALVSRKGKPSFFLTVTCNPSWVEIKNSLNPGENAVDRPDLCVRVFQEKLRKLLNGIRNGVIFGELIYILYVIEFQKRGLPHAHIAFRVAGGGPTQSDEIDSFVRATIPPREEANGRLHTLVLQNMVHGPCGINNPNAPCMDRETGKCSKRYPRSANEVTHADRRGFILYRRPCDRTVEMGRNRVVTDEWIVPYNPAVLLLMECHCNLEVATSQRVVKYLFKYINKGPDRARVAIVEDQSMDEVENYANLRYISACEALWRILEYDVSCREPTVLNLPIHLPQQDNVIFRPGQEREALQRSKSKLSLYLNRPEDPEFTPLTLIDFYEQYVVDTTAKPGSIPFDDGNHFIHKRQRGSNVARLRWLSPTLGELFFLRMLLARFPCRSYEELRTVDAVTYGSFQEAAMARGLLDELDEYGHALEEAATFKTGRALRQLFFAVIMFGAPAAVLWERFKAPLSEDYAGRLDERAAYHHALCDIDHMLRPHGRCLRDMGLPEVEDVTTEVGREEVRWNPEDAARAVEEWRPKLTEEQLSVVDAVITAVRNVQMRDRVFFIDGPSGTGKTVVLNHLTARMRAEGAIVLCTASTGIAALNHQGGITAHSMFQLPLDTDDPNAPCGITGGSQRADLIRRASLIIWDEAPMSHKNTINILDRSLRDICQVEAAFGGKVVVLAGDFRQIPPIIPDGSKADIIDASLKSS; this is encoded by the coding sequence ATGGCGTTATACGTAGAGGACCCGCAGGAGCGACTCAGGTTAGCGAGGGAAATAGAATTGAGGCAGGACGTGGTCAATGACGTCATGGAATACCTAGGTCAGGTCAACCGCCTAATTGCAGACCTGCGGAATCTAAATAATCATGTCTCCGAGTCGGCGCACTTGGTTTTTAAACAGACCTCAAGGAGGACCGATGGACCGATAATTGGAGATGCACCCGCGACGAATGAGATAGCTGGCATCTTGAGCACAAATTTCGAGTATCATCCGCATCAGGTcgttgtatggaaaaaaggagaggcgaaacccCATCAGGTACATTATTTGAGTGAGACGTACGAGGCGTTGCAGTATCCTCTTATATTCCCATATGCGTCATCCGGATGGTCACCCGACCTGCGCGATCGTACGGGTAATAAAATAACTCAGGTTAAATATTATAGGAAACTTCTCCTCTCAGAGCCAAGATTCACGTTTTTGCGTCGGCTTTCTCAGGAGTATTTCGTAGACATGTGGTGCCGCGCAGAAGAGGCGCGTCTGCAATACGTTAAGCATAATCAGCGTAACATTTTGAGAATCGCCTCGAGACAGGAGCTGGACGAGTCAATTGCCGCTGAGGGAGACATTGTGCCAGGGAAGGTGTACCTGCCGTCGACGTTCACCAATAGTCCGCGCTACATGCAGATACGTTATCTTGATGCAATGGCGCTGGTTTCGAGGAAAGGGAAACCCAGTTTTTTTCTTACCGTTACCTGTAATCCGTCCTGGGTCGAGATTAAAAATAGCCTAAACCCGGGTGAGAATGCCGTGGATCGGCCAGATTTATGCGTGAGAGTGTTTCAGGAGAAGCTTCGTAAACTTCTCAATGGCATTAGGAACGGCGTTATTTTCGGGGAGCTAATTTACATTCTTTACGTGATAGAGTTTCAGAAGCGTGGCCTTCCCCACGCACACATCGCTTTTCGAGTCGCCGGAGGAGGCCCCACGCAATCCGATGAGATAGATTCTTTCGTCAGGGCCACCATTCCACCGAGAGAGGAGGCGAATGGCCGACTTCACACGTTGGTCCTTCAGAACATGGTACACGGACCATGCGGCATTAATAACCCGAATGCACCGTGCATGGACAGGGAAACCGGGAAATGTTCGAAGCGGTACCCACGGTCGGCAAACGAAGTCACTCACGCCGACCGGAGAGGGTTCATTCTTTACCGTAGACCTTGCGATAGGACCGTCGAGATGGGAAGGAACCGAGTCGTAACGGATGAGTGGATCGTACCTTACAATCCTGCCGTTCTCCTCCTCATGGAATGCCACTGTAACCTCGAAGTGGCCACGAGTCAAAGAGTAGTcaagtatttgtttaaatatataaacaagGGACCGGACCGCGCGAGAGTAGCGATCGTAGAGGACCAGTCGATGGACGAAGTTGAAAACTACGCCAACCTCCGATACATCAGTGCCTGCGAGGCCTTATGGCGTATATTAGAATATGACGTCAGTTGCCGGGAACCGACCGTGTTAAATTTACCAATCCATCTCCCTCAGCAGGATAACGTTATATTCCGCCCAGGACAGGAGAGGGAGGCGCTTCAGAGGAGCAAATCCAAGTTGTCGTTGTATTTGAATAGGCCGGAAGATCCAGAATTCACGCCGTTGACGTTGATAGATTTTTACGAACAGTACGTAGTGGATACGACCGCTAAGCCAGGGAGCATTCCTTTCGACGATGGTAATCATTTCATTCATAAGCGACAGCGTGGGAGCAACGTAGCTCGACTTCGGTGGCTCTCCCCCACGCTGGGGGAATTGTTTTTTCTGAGAATGCTCCTGGCGCGATTCCCGTGTAGGAGTTACGAGGAGTTGCGCACCGTAGACGCCGTTACCTACGGATCTTTTCAAGAAGCGGCAATGGCAAGAGGGTTGCTCGACGAACTAGACGAATACGGACACGCTCTAGAAGAGGCTGCGACGTTTAAGACGGGAAGAGCCCTGCGACAGCTCTTCTTCGCCGTAATTATGTTTGGTGCTCCCGCAGCCGTTCTTTGGGAAAGATTTAAGGCCCCCCTGAGCGAGGACTACGCGGGACGTTTAGACGAAAGAGCGGCCTATCATCACGCCCTATGCGATATAGATCACATGCTTCGTCCTCACGGAAGATGTTTGAGGGACATGGGTCTTCCTGAGGTCGAAGACGTAACTACGGAAGTCGGTCGAGAAGAGGTACGATGGAATCCCGAGGACGCCGCCAGGGCAGTTGAGGAGTGGCGTCCCAAGCTGACCGAGGAACAGCTTAGCGTTGTCGACGCCGTAATCACCGCCGTTAGGAATGTTCAGATGAGGgatagagtattttttattgacGGGCCAAGCGGGACGGGGAAAACCGTGGTTTTAAATCACCTGACGGCTAGGATGCGTGCAGAGGGCGCCATCGTGTTATGTACAGCCTCAACGGGAATAGCTGCTTTGAATCACCAAGGGGGTATCACCGCGCATTCAATGTTTCAATTACCGCTAGACACGGACGACCCGAATGCACCGTGCGGCATTACCGGAGGGAGCCAGAGGGCCGATCTCATACGTAGGGCTTCGCTAATCATTTGGGATGAGGCGCCCATGTCACACAAAAACACAATAAACATTCTCGACCGATCATTGAGGGATATTTGTCAGGTGGAAGCGGCGTTCGGGGGGAAAGTTGTAGTGCTAGCCGGCGATTTCAGACAAATACCGCCTATTATTCCAGATGGGTCAAAGGCCGACATAATCGACGCTTCCCTTAAGTCATCC